TCTTCGTCGGCGGCGACCGGGAACTTGCTGCGGCACTCGCTCACCGAGAACTTCGTGAGCGTGTCGATGTTGTCGTGCGACACGCCGATCACCGTTGCGCCGTACTGCTTGTACTCATCGACCGCTTCGGCGAATTCGTGGGCTTCGATCGTGCAGCCTTTCGTGAATGCGGCCGGATAGAAGTAGACCACCACAGGCCCCTTCTTCAGCTCCGAAGCAAGCGAATAGGTGTAGGTCTTGCCGCCCAGCGACGCCTGGGTCGTGAAGTCGGGCGCAGGATCGCCCGGCTTCAGTGTTGCCTGTGCTGACAACGCAAAGAGCGCAAGCCCGGCGCACACGAGCGCCGCGGCTCCCGCCGCAAAGAGCCTCGGTTTCATGTCGAATGTCCTCGAGTTGAATCGCCACGCAAATGAGACGCATGACGGCGCAGCGATTCCGTCATTGGATCACACAATGGCGGCGCTCGCAGCGCGCACCGGCGCAAACCTTGCAACCTGCTTTCACCCCTCGGCATAAGCCGTGAACCATGCGCCGGCCCACAGGTTCAGTTCGCCGAGCAGCGGCGGCGTGAGCGCGGTGAACATGCCACCCGCCTCGCGAGCGAGGCGCTGCGCGCCGTCGTGATCGCCGCGCTCGGCCGCGGTCGCGATGCGCAGCAGCGTGCCGAGCTCGCCGCGATGACCGTCCACGGCCTCGACGATCTCGCGCGACAGGCCGAGCCGATCGAGCGTGTTCTCGGGCGTCGAGCCCACCAGCACGTGCACGAGCGAGAAGATGCCGGTCATGAAGGCGGCATCGGCGAACTCGGGGTCCTGCGGGTTCAGGCTGCGCGCGGCAAGCTCCATGAAGTGCGAGCGCGTACCGGCGAGTTGCACCAGCGGGTCCGAGCCCCAGGGCAAGTCGCGTCCGCTCGCGTAGAGCAGCAGTTGCGCCCAGCGCGCGATCTGGCGCGTGCCTGCCGCGAGCACCGCTTCGCGCAGCGACGAAATTGGCCGCCCGGGCGAATACGCGCTCGAATTGACAAGACGCAATAGTTGCACCACTACGCCCGGGTGGCTGCGCAGCTCGCGCTCGAGTTCGGCCGTGCCGACGTCGTTCGCCACGAGTGCGAGCAAGCGCACGAGCGCGAGACGCGAAGCGCGCACGCGCGGCGCGCGCAGCACCTGCGGACGCGCAAAGAAGTAGCCCTGGAACAGCTCGAAGCCGAGCGACGAGGCCAGCTCGAAGTCCTCGCCCGTCTCGACCTTCTCGGCGATCAGCGTCTTGCCGTGCGCGGCGAGGCTCGCGACCAGCTCGGGCAGTGCCGCGCGCTCGGTCTGCATCAGGTCGACCTTGACGATGTCCGCGTAGGGCAACGCACGCAGCAGGTTCTCCGTGATCTCGCTCACGTCGTCGAAAGCAATGCGGTAGCCCGCGCGGCGCAGTTGCGCGAGCCGCTCCAGCACCGCGGCATCGAAGCGCACGTGTTCGAGCACCTCCAGCACGAAGCGGCCAGGCGGCAGCAGATGCACGATGTCGTCGAACAGCAGTTCGCGGCTGATGTTGACATAGCCGTAGTGACGGCCGAGCACCGCGGGCACGCCAAGCTGGCCGATCGTGCGCGTCATCACCTGGGCCGTGGCGAGCGCGTCGTCGTCGACATCCGCGCGGTTCTGCGCGCCACCGCGAAACAGCAGCTCGTAGGCATTGAGCGCGCCATTGCGATCGAGAATGGGCTGCCGGCCGAGATAGACGAACGGCTGTACCGCTCCCGAACCGGCGCCAGGCGCCGTCTGCCCCTGCGCACGGGCTGGGGGCACAGGCGGCTCAGGTGGGGAAGCGGGCAGCGCCGCAGACGGCTGCGCCAAGGGCGCTGCACCAGGCTGCGGACCGGTTGATGACCCGGGCGTAGGGCCGGGTTGCGAAGCTGACGGCATAGACGGCGCGGAACCAGGGGTGCCCCTGTCCGCATCGTCTCGCGCAGCCTCGCTTGCCGGCGCGGCAAACGCTGACGATGAATCGGACATGGCGGATGACTCGTACGGATGGAATAGCCGGTATTGGCCGCCGACGCGCCGAGCCGCCCCTGCGGCCGGCAAGACGGGCGCGTTCCGCGCACCGACCCATCGCGCATGGCGAATGGCGTCTCGACCGGCGCCACTTTAACCGAATCTGAACGCCGCCGCACCGCTCTGCCGTCACCTTTCTGCGTTAGGTGTTTTTTCGGTCGCCGCCGCTAAAGATTTTCCGTCCGAGGTCGATAACTTGCTCTGATGGGCGGCTTCAGCCGGATACGGAAACCGGCAAGGACGCCACAGACAAACAAAGGGTTGCCAGCGACAGACATGGAAGCGAACAGGATCTCCGCGCCCCGCCAGGGCTGGTTGCGCACGGTCATCGACCGGCTCTACGCGCTTGCCGGCCTCAAGGGCATTGCCGGCGACCCGCCCCTGCCTCGCGACGCGAACGCGGCGCATACCATGCTCACCGCGCACGCACAGCACGCGGCAGACGCCGCGGACATCGAAGGCGCCGCACCGCTCGTGCCGCCTGCGCCTCCCGTCGCCGCACCCAACTACGCAGACGCCGTTTCGCTCTCGTTCGAGAACACGGCAGCCGCGGTGGACTTCCTCGTGCACGTGGACGCGAAGCTCCACTTTCTCTACGTCTCCGACGCGAGCCTGCGCTTTGCGGGTTATCACCGGGAGTTCCTGCTCGGCGCGACGCTCGCCGACATCGTCACGCCCGAGCATCACGCCCGCCTGGAGGCGCTCATCGCGCGTGCCGCCCACAGCGGCGCCGTCGAAAAAGACACGATCGATCTCGTCAAGGCGCTCACCTACCCGCTTCCCGTGGAGCTGCGCGTGCAGCGCGCCCAGTATGGCGAGACGACCGGCTTCGCCGTGGCGGGCTTCGACGTCTCCGGCTGGCAAGGCACCGAGGCCGCGCTGACCCACGCGCTGCATCACGATCCGCTCACCGGCCTGCCCAACCAGGCCGCGCTCGCGCCCGCGCTGCAGCGCGCCCAGGCCGACGCGGACCATTTCGGCGTGCCGGTGGCGCTCCTGCTGCTCGACCTCGACGACTATCAGCGCGTGAACCGCGCGCTCGGCTACGACGCCGGCGACGAGCTGCTGCGCGAGACCGCGCGGCGCCTCACCCACCTCGCGCTGCAGGGCGAAACGATCGCGCGCATCGGCAGCGACGAGTTCGCCATTCTGATCACGCCGCAACGCCACGCCGCGCCCGACGAAGTGCGCGCCGCCGCCGAAGCGCTCGGCCGGCGACTGCTCACCTCGATCCTGCAGCCGTACTCGTTTCGCAACCAGCCCGTGCACCTTTCGGCGAGCATCGGCATTGCGTTCCATCCGGACCAGCGGCCAGATGCGGCCGGAGCGAGTCACACAGATAACCGCACCGACAACAGCGCCGATGCCAGCGCCGACACCACGCCGCTCATCCGCCGCGCGGACCAGGCGCTCCAGCAGGCCAAGGCCATCGGCGGCAACACGCTCACGTTGCACGTACCCGTCGACGATCCCACCGACGCGATGCGCCTGAAGCTGGAGTCAGACCTCTACGACGGTGTGCGCAACGGCGAATTCTCGCTACACTTCCAGCCCATCACGAGCAGCGCGTCGCGCGGCGTGGTCGGCGTGGAGGCATTGATCCGCTGGCAACATCCATTGCACGGTCTCGTGCCGCCTTCAACATTTATTCCTCTTGCGGAATCCGTCGGCCTGATTAATTATCTCGGCAATTGGGTTTTGAAGGCTGCCTGTATGCAACTGACCCAATGGGACGAGCAAGGCATCGAACTGCAGTATGTGGCGGTCAATGTCTCGCCCCAGCAGTTCCGCAATCCGCGTTTCAGGGAAAGTGTCGAGGAGGCGATCGAGCTGACCGGCGTCGATCCGCGCCGGCTCGTGTTCGAGATCACCGAAAGCCTGCTCATGCACGATCCGCAGCACGCGAAAACGCTGCTCGAAGAACTCACCTCGCTGGGCATTCGCTTCGCGGTGGACGACTTCGGCACCGGGTATTCGAGTCTTGCGTACCTGCAGCGCTTCCCGCTTTCGAAGCTGAAGATCGATCGAAGCTTCGTCGAGAACCTCATCACTTCGCGCAACGATCAGGCGATCGTGAACGCCGTGGTGGGGCTCGCGCGCACGCTCGATCTCGAGCTCGTGGCCGAGGGCGTGGAAACGGAGGCGCAGCGCGAGCTGCTGACGAACATGGGTTGCGAGCATATCCAGGGATGGCTCGTCTGCAAGGCGCTGCCTTCAGAAGAATTGCAGCAGCGCTTCGTTTCGGGTGCGTTGCACGTGCACGAGGTGCAATGATGCGGGCATCGCAAACAGCAGGGCTTTCGCGAAATTGACATGGTTCAGATGGTAAAGGCCGTCCTGCTAGACCGCTTGTGGGCCCGCATGAATGAACGCGGGGACTTCCCCTTGCTGTCGCAATCGCTGCGCACCACGGTCGCGGCGATGACGAACGACGACTACGATTTCAGCGCGCTCGTGAAGGTGGTGCTCTCGGATTTCGCGCTCACGCAGAAAGTGCTGCGGCTCGCGAATTCGGCCATGTACATGGCGTTCGGCGGCAACATCACGACCGTCACGCGCGCGCTGATGGTCCTCGGCATGGACGCGGTCGGCCATCTCGTCGTCGGCCTGAAGATCGTCGATCACTTTCACCACAGCGCGCCGCGCCGCATCGACGCCAAGCTCGAACTGAACCGCACCATGCTCTCCGGCTGCGTCGCGCGCAAGCTCACCGAGCACGGCGACCTGCGCGCGGGCGAAGAGGCCGTGGTCTGCACGCTCATGCGCCAGGTGGGCAAGCTGCTCGTGGTGTTCTATCTCGAACCCGAGTGGGACCAGATTCGCCGCGAAATCGAAGAGGGTGCCAGCGACGACGAGGCATGCCTCGAAGTGATCGGCGTGACCTTCGAAGAGCTCGGCCTCGAGGCCGCCACGCGCTGGCGCCTGCCCGACACGATCCGTTCGGGCATGCGCCAGTACGACCCGGCCGACAAGGAACCGCGCGACGTGCAATGGCTGCGCGCCATCACCAACTATTCGACCGAAGTCGCACGCGTGCTGACCACGGCGGGCCTCTCCGACGAAATGCGCGAGACGCATATCACCGAGCTTGCGCAGCACTATGGCCGCGCGCTGTCGACCGACGCCGACGTGCTCGTGCAGATGAGCCTCGCGCTCGCACGCGAGGAGGCCGAAGACGGCGTCATGCGCGAGATCGTCGAATTGCGCGCCAACGCCGACGCGATCGCACGCGAGGCGCTCGATCCCGAGGCGCGCATCGCGGCCGGTGTCGAGGACCTGCGCGCGTTGCCGGCCGATAGCGCGCTCAGCACCGCCCTCACGCTCGCGACCGAAACCGTACTCGCGGGGCTGGGTTTCGCACGCAGTGTGGTATTCGTACGGCAAGGCGCAAACAAGTTCGAGGCGCTGCATGGCTTCGGCCCGCACATGGGCGACGTGCTGCCCGAACTCTCGTTTTCCGCCGCGTTCCAGCCCGACGTCTTCCACCTCGCCATCGCGAACAAGGTGGGCATCTTCATCGAGAATGCGCGCGACGCGAAGATTCTCGCGCGCCTGCCCGGCTGGTATCGCTCGCGCTTCGACGACACGCGCGCGTTCGTTCTGCTTCCGGTGGGCGCACCTGGCGTCGAGCCCGTTGCGCTGATGTACGGCGACTGGCTCATGAACCAGGAGCCGCGCCGTATCTCACAGAAAGAGATGAGCGCGTTGAACGATCTCGCGCAGCAACTCGCGCGCTTCTTCACGCACGTTCCGCAGACCGCCTGAGTTCCGACTGAGCGCGGCGCCGCATCCGTTTGCGGCGCCGCCCTCTCCCTTCTTCAGTCCTCGATTCGTTCCAGTCCTTCGTCTTGCGCGTCGCGGCCGGACGTGCCCGCCCACTCAGCAGCGCTCATCGAGATGGCGGCGGCCGTCGCGGCGTCGAGCGGCGCGAGTTCCGCGCACAGCGCGTCCACGCGGGTCCAGTCTGCGCGCTCCAGCGCCTCGGAAAGTTCGAGCAGCCGTCCGAGCGCGCCCTCGCGCTTCACGATCGCCGTGCGGATCGGCTTGGCCAGTGTGAGCACTTCGAGCGTGCTTTCGAGTGGGCCGCCGAACACCGCCTCGACGAACGAAAACACGCCCACGAGAAACGCCGCGTCTTCCTCTTCGAGGTGAGCGTGGGCAAGCTGTGTCACGGCGATTTCCATGAAGCGTGCGCGCGTCGCCACGAGTTGCAGCAGCGGGTCGTCTTCGGCGGCGATCTTGCGGCCGTCCGCGTAGAGCAGCAATTGCGTCCAGCGCGCGATGGCGTTCGTGCCGGTCGCGTTGATCGCCTCGCGCAGCGTCGTCACCTTGCGGCCGATGTTCATGCTGCCCGAGTTGGCCAGCCGCATCAGATGCATCACGAGCACGGGGTTGAGTTTCAGCTCGGCTTCGAGCTGCGCGACGGTGGGTTCGGCCGCCAGCAGATGCAGCAGGTTCAACAGCGCCTGACGTGGGGCGAGCGAGCGGCGAGCGCCGCCGTGCGGTTTCGCGAAGAAGTAGCCCTGGAAACGGTCGAAGCCAAGGTCGTGCACGCGCTGATAGTCTTCCTGCGTCTCGACGCCCATGGCCACGAGCAGCTTGCCCGCCGCCTTCATCACGCTCGCGAACTTCGGCAGCACCGTGGGCGCGATCTCGCGAATATCGATCTTGATGGCGTCCACATACGGCAGCAGCTTCGCGAGGGACTCGTCGGCCTTCGACACATGGTCGAGCGCAAAGCGATAACGGCGACGGTGCAGATCGACGAGCCGCGCGATCAGATCCGCGTCCGCGCCGATGTTCACGGGCAACTCCAACATGACGCGCTCGGGGCTCACACGCTGCAGGCTCTCGTGAAAAAGCGCGTCGCGCGTCATTTCGAGCCAGGCCGGATGGCCGGCGAGCAAGGCACGCAATCCGGGCGCGGCGAAGCTCTTGAGCAACGCGGTGCTCGTGGCGGCAGGCTTGGGCGTCATGCCCGAGGCACGGTCTTTGGCGAGCGCTTCGGCCTCTTGCTCGATTTCAGCGCTTTCGCGCCGGTCCACGAGGCGCGGCAGTGTCTCGAACGCGCACAGGAGGCCGTCCCGGTCGAGCATCGGCTGGCGCGCAAAATACACTTCGATGGGTGGGCCGGCGTTTTCCGGCGACTGCGTGCTGCCCGCGACTTCTGACATCTGCGGCCGGTCTGCGGCGTTGAAGCTCATGGGTCCCCCGCGCGGCGCCGCGTGCATGGCGGCAGCCTGGTCTTGTTTCTTGGCATGCCGCAACCGTTTGCCCTCGCTGCGGACGCGGCACTTTCTTATCCCGATTTTATCCTGGCAAGTAAGGCGCGGAAATGAAGTTCTTGTCGTTCTGATGGATTTTTTTGCGGTTTTTGCAGTGCCATATCCATCGCAGGCGCAGGCTCACCCCTCGGCGACCAGGCAATTTGATATGCAATCCGAAGTAAAGCCGCAAAAAAAAAGACCGGCCGGCTGGATTGTCGTCCACCCGGTCGGTCTATCGACACTGGCCGATTACTTGAGCACGACCTTCACGTCGAAGTACTTCGCGGCGATACGGTCGATCGTGCCGTCCGCCTTCAGGTCCTTGAGCGCGCCGTTCAGCGCGGCCTTGAGCGCCGGGTCGTTCTTGCGCACGCCGTAGCCCACGCCTTCGCCGAGCAGCTTCGCGTCCACGACCTGCGGGCCCGCAAACGCGAAGGCCGCGCCCTGCGGCTTGTTCAGGAAGCCCTTGGAGGCGGCTTCGGCGTCCAGAAACGACGCGTCGAGGCGGCCCGAAACGAGGTCCGCGTAGATCTGGTCCTGCGTCGGGTACGGCACGACGTCGACGCCCGCGGGCGCCCACTTCGCCTTCGCGTAGGTTTCCTGGATCGTGCCCTGGAGCACGCCCACGTGTTTGCCCTTGAGCGACTCGGCCGTGGGCTGCAGCGTGCTGCCCTTCTTCGCGATCATCTGGTTCGGAATCGCGTAGATCGGATCCGTGAAGTCGATAGCCTGGCGGCGCTGGTCCGTAATCGACATGTCGGAATTGATCGCGGCGAATTTACGCGCCTGCAGCGCCGGAATCAGGCCGTCGAACGAGTTTTCCACCCACACGCACTTTGCCTTGAGCTTCGCGCAGACGGCATTGCCCACGTCGATATCGAAGCCTTGCAGTTCGCCCGCGGGCGACTTCGATTCGAACGGCGCGTACGACGCCTCCACGCCAAAGCGGATTTCCTTGATATCGGCGGCGTGTGCGGCACCTGCCGCGCCCGCCGTCATGGCGGCTGCGCAGAATGCGAGCGTTGCCAACTTGTTCCAGTTCGTCTTCATCAGTGTCTCTTTCCAGTCAGATTGGGTGCGCCAGCAAGGGCCGTTCAGGCGGCTTCGTGGTTCGATTTGCCGCTAAAAGACGGCTTCCCGGCGCCGGCACAGGATCGCTGCGCCACTATCACGGCTCAATCGCGCGCGCCGCGTGTGGTGCGCCGCAGCAACCGCAAGGGCGCGATTGTACCGCGATGGCGCCAGCGCCCCGCCGCGCCGCCGGGCCGACGCAGCGGGTTCGAACATGCAAGTGGATGTCGTGGATGCGCAAGCGCGCGCGAAGGCATGCATTGCGGCTTGTGCTTGCAGTGGGCGTTCAGACGAGCGCGGCGAGCGTCTCCCGCGTGGTATCGACGACGAGCAAGCCCGCGCGCAAGCCCGGCTTCACACCCGGATTCGGAAACACGATGCGCTCCTCGTCGTGCTGCACCACGTAGCGGTATGCACCGTCT
The Paraburkholderia acidiphila genome window above contains:
- a CDS encoding EAL and HDOD domain-containing protein; this encodes MSDSSSAFAAPASEAARDDADRGTPGSAPSMPSASQPGPTPGSSTGPQPGAAPLAQPSAALPASPPEPPVPPARAQGQTAPGAGSGAVQPFVYLGRQPILDRNGALNAYELLFRGGAQNRADVDDDALATAQVMTRTIGQLGVPAVLGRHYGYVNISRELLFDDIVHLLPPGRFVLEVLEHVRFDAAVLERLAQLRRAGYRIAFDDVSEITENLLRALPYADIVKVDLMQTERAALPELVASLAAHGKTLIAEKVETGEDFELASSLGFELFQGYFFARPQVLRAPRVRASRLALVRLLALVANDVGTAELERELRSHPGVVVQLLRLVNSSAYSPGRPISSLREAVLAAGTRQIARWAQLLLYASGRDLPWGSDPLVQLAGTRSHFMELAARSLNPQDPEFADAAFMTGIFSLVHVLVGSTPENTLDRLGLSREIVEAVDGHRGELGTLLRIATAAERGDHDGAQRLAREAGGMFTALTPPLLGELNLWAGAWFTAYAEG
- a CDS encoding ABC transporter substrate-binding protein gives rise to the protein MKTNWNKLATLAFCAAAMTAGAAGAAHAADIKEIRFGVEASYAPFESKSPAGELQGFDIDVGNAVCAKLKAKCVWVENSFDGLIPALQARKFAAINSDMSITDQRRQAIDFTDPIYAIPNQMIAKKGSTLQPTAESLKGKHVGVLQGTIQETYAKAKWAPAGVDVVPYPTQDQIYADLVSGRLDASFLDAEAASKGFLNKPQGAAFAFAGPQVVDAKLLGEGVGYGVRKNDPALKAALNGALKDLKADGTIDRIAAKYFDVKVVLK
- a CDS encoding putative bifunctional diguanylate cyclase/phosphodiesterase; translation: MEANRISAPRQGWLRTVIDRLYALAGLKGIAGDPPLPRDANAAHTMLTAHAQHAADAADIEGAAPLVPPAPPVAAPNYADAVSLSFENTAAAVDFLVHVDAKLHFLYVSDASLRFAGYHREFLLGATLADIVTPEHHARLEALIARAAHSGAVEKDTIDLVKALTYPLPVELRVQRAQYGETTGFAVAGFDVSGWQGTEAALTHALHHDPLTGLPNQAALAPALQRAQADADHFGVPVALLLLDLDDYQRVNRALGYDAGDELLRETARRLTHLALQGETIARIGSDEFAILITPQRHAAPDEVRAAAEALGRRLLTSILQPYSFRNQPVHLSASIGIAFHPDQRPDAAGASHTDNRTDNSADASADTTPLIRRADQALQQAKAIGGNTLTLHVPVDDPTDAMRLKLESDLYDGVRNGEFSLHFQPITSSASRGVVGVEALIRWQHPLHGLVPPSTFIPLAESVGLINYLGNWVLKAACMQLTQWDEQGIELQYVAVNVSPQQFRNPRFRESVEEAIELTGVDPRRLVFEITESLLMHDPQHAKTLLEELTSLGIRFAVDDFGTGYSSLAYLQRFPLSKLKIDRSFVENLITSRNDQAIVNAVVGLARTLDLELVAEGVETEAQRELLTNMGCEHIQGWLVCKALPSEELQQRFVSGALHVHEVQ
- a CDS encoding EAL and HDOD domain-containing protein, which translates into the protein MSFNAADRPQMSEVAGSTQSPENAGPPIEVYFARQPMLDRDGLLCAFETLPRLVDRRESAEIEQEAEALAKDRASGMTPKPAATSTALLKSFAAPGLRALLAGHPAWLEMTRDALFHESLQRVSPERVMLELPVNIGADADLIARLVDLHRRRYRFALDHVSKADESLAKLLPYVDAIKIDIREIAPTVLPKFASVMKAAGKLLVAMGVETQEDYQRVHDLGFDRFQGYFFAKPHGGARRSLAPRQALLNLLHLLAAEPTVAQLEAELKLNPVLVMHLMRLANSGSMNIGRKVTTLREAINATGTNAIARWTQLLLYADGRKIAAEDDPLLQLVATRARFMEIAVTQLAHAHLEEEDAAFLVGVFSFVEAVFGGPLESTLEVLTLAKPIRTAIVKREGALGRLLELSEALERADWTRVDALCAELAPLDAATAAAISMSAAEWAGTSGRDAQDEGLERIED
- a CDS encoding HDOD domain-containing protein; protein product: MVKAVLLDRLWARMNERGDFPLLSQSLRTTVAAMTNDDYDFSALVKVVLSDFALTQKVLRLANSAMYMAFGGNITTVTRALMVLGMDAVGHLVVGLKIVDHFHHSAPRRIDAKLELNRTMLSGCVARKLTEHGDLRAGEEAVVCTLMRQVGKLLVVFYLEPEWDQIRREIEEGASDDEACLEVIGVTFEELGLEAATRWRLPDTIRSGMRQYDPADKEPRDVQWLRAITNYSTEVARVLTTAGLSDEMRETHITELAQHYGRALSTDADVLVQMSLALAREEAEDGVMREIVELRANADAIAREALDPEARIAAGVEDLRALPADSALSTALTLATETVLAGLGFARSVVFVRQGANKFEALHGFGPHMGDVLPELSFSAAFQPDVFHLAIANKVGIFIENARDAKILARLPGWYRSRFDDTRAFVLLPVGAPGVEPVALMYGDWLMNQEPRRISQKEMSALNDLAQQLARFFTHVPQTA
- a CDS encoding peroxiredoxin — protein: MKPRLFAAGAAALVCAGLALFALSAQATLKPGDPAPDFTTQASLGGKTYTYSLASELKKGPVVVYFYPAAFTKGCTIEAHEFAEAVDEYKQYGATVIGVSHDNIDTLTKFSVSECRSKFPVAADEDSKIIKSYDASMPMHESMANRVSYVIAPDGKIIYEYTSLSPDQHVANTLRAVKEWAAQHPQQ